The following proteins come from a genomic window of Nicotiana tomentosiformis chromosome 12, ASM39032v3, whole genome shotgun sequence:
- the LOC138902262 gene encoding putative late blight resistance protein homolog R1A-10, with translation MNVAQYASFPNDPFPMRLLKPKESWHLFCQKAFGKKGCPTEVENVARVVIENCQGLPLIISVVAGTLSSKRTLDEWREVAQSECSLYFGVFPKASEISVKKLIRLWVAEGLLELKGLEELEKLGSSLLHDLIDKSLVVVSKRSLDGKTKTCRIHDLLHDLCLREAEKENLLYVVNPSIAKGHRTVFPKGRRWVSLHSTRGFSSPFCFGDLTHSKTRSLHISFTISIDYLALRLNHFKLLRVLDLEKVGFDNLPREIVHLVSLRYLAMIVRTIPKDLPISKLWNLQTFVFPQYFPNTCHTIYLSNEIWEMSQLRHLHSSKIYLNSPPKVSSANEVKYRVLENLQSVYGLSSSCCTKEIFEGIKKVKKLGIFGKKDEYDVVVIIFGIVVVTHSHYIHLASATMTTISMLPKLNVLQLKNGAFRLRIAWEVTEMGFPELKFLLLEELNLVYWRAADDYFPCLDRQLLEIIQKEQLESLGSDMLKVYAFDTIRGLSKDVTLRHPSGGENFHAESPAPRQGDEKKRKKAPSSEKKKPRRRLVHKSKEGTSAQAPSPDSLYWLRDESEEEGEDFDMMARVSS, from the exons ATGAATGTTGCTCAATATGCTAGTTTTCCTAACGATCCTTTTCCAATGCGTCTcctgaagccaaaggaaagttggCATTTATTTTGCCAAAAGGCATTTGGCAAAAAAGGTTGTCCAACTGAAGTTGAGAATGTCGCAAGGGTAGTCATAGAAAATTGCCAAGGATTACCACTAATAATTTCTGTGGTTGCAGGGACTCTCTCTAGCAAGAGGACACTGGACGAGTGGAGGGAAGTAGCTCAAAGT GAGTGCTCTCTGTATTTCGGAGTTTTCCCAAAAGCTAGTGAGATTTCTGTGAAAAAGTTGATTAGATTATGGGTTGCGGAAGGACTCTTAGAGCTAAAGGGGCTCGAGGAGCTGGAGAAATTGGGCTCTAGTCTTTTACATGATCTTATCGATAAGAGTCTAGTTGTTGTTAGCAAGCGAAGTTTGGATGGCAAAACCAAGACATGCAGGATTCATGATCTTCTCCATGATTTATGCTTGAGAGAAGCTGAAAAGGAGAATCTCTTGTACGTTGTTAATCCTTCAATTGCTAAAGGACACCGAACTGTTTTCCCTAAAGGTCGTCGGTGGGTGTCACTTCACTCAACGCGAGgtttttcttctcctttttgtTTTGGTGATCTTACTCATAGCAAAACGCGTTCTCTTCATATTTCTTTCACCATAAGCATAGACTATCTTGCATTAAGACTAAACCATTTCAAACTTCTTAGAGTATTGGACTTGGAAAAAGTGGGCTTCGACAATTTACCTAGAGAAATAGTACACCTAGTTTCTTTAAGGTATTTGGCTATGATAGTTCGTACGATTCCTAAAGATCTACCAATTTCTAAACTTTGGAATTTACAGACCTTTGTTTTCCCTCAATATTTTCCAAATACATGCCATACCATATATTTATCAAATGAAATTTGGGAAATGTCTCAATTGAGGCATCTCCACTCTTCGAAGATATATTTGAATTCTCCTCCAAAGGTATCATCAGCAAATGAAGTTAAGTATCGGGTTTTGGAAAACTTGCAAAGTGTTTATGGGTTGAGTTCTTCTTGTTGcacaaaagaaatatttgaagGGATTAAGAAAGtgaaaaaattggggatttttggcAAAAAAGATGAATATGATG tggttgtcataatttttggtatagtagttgtgactcattcacactatatacatttagCTTCCGCAACAATGACAACCATTAGCATGTTGCCCAAACTCAACGTGCTTCAATTGAAGAACGGAGCCTTTCGTTTAAGAATAGCATGGGAAGTAACAGAGATGGGATTTCCTGAACTAAAATTCCTGCTCCTTGAGGAGTTGAATCTTGTTTACTGGAGAGCCGCTGATGATTATTTCCCATGCCTTGACCGTCAATTATTAGAAATT ATCCAGAAAGAGCAATTAGAGAGTTTGGGAAGCGACATGCTTAAAGTTTATGCCTTTGACACAATTAGAG gtttatccaaggatgtcACACTAAGGCATCCATCCGGTGGCGAGAACTTCCACGCCGAGTCCCCTGCTCCAAGACAAGGTgatgagaagaaaagaaagaaggctccgagctcggagaagaagaaaCCAAGGAGAAGGTTGGTGCACAAATCCAAAGAAGGCACAAGCGCTCAAGCACCATCTCCGGATTCACTCTATTGGTTGAGGGACGAAtccgaagaagaaggagaagactTCGATATGATGGCCCGCGTGTCATCGTAA